TCCTGTTCGGGAGCAACGCTGTTCAGGCTGGTCCGGCTGGTGCGGACAAGCCGGGTGCGGTCGTCGATCTCAACCTCAAGGGTCGTGTCGATGGCCGGCCCGTCTCCCTGGTTGCGGACGGTGACGCGGTAGGTGCTCGGCTGGTCCGTATACTGGACCTCGGGGCCTTCAATGCTGGCAGTCAGGTCGGCCGCGACGATTCGGGTCGACGGACGCTTCGACTGGGCTTCCAGGTCGTCGGACGTCTTGGCAACCGCCCGGCTGCTGAACTGGCCAAGCTGGGTGGCGCGAATGTCGGCGGTGAACTCCTTGGTTTCACCGGCCCGCAGGTCCCCCACGTCGTGCCGGATGGTGCGCTCGCCGCTGGCAAGGGTCAGGCCCTCGGGCAGCTCGTCGGTCACAACCACGTCGCTCACGTCGGCCGAACCGGGATTGCTCACCGTGTAGCGGAAACGCAAGGGCTGACAGATATCTGCAACCTCAGGAACCGCCTTGGTCACTTCAAGGTCCGGCTTGACGAACCGGGTGACGAGGCAAACCGTCGGCGTGTACGAAACGCGGAAGCAGACGCCGGCCGTGCCTTCCGACTCGGCAATGGCTCGAACGCGCACCGTCTGCGTTTCTCCCGGCTTCAGCTCGCCGATGCGGACGGCGCCGTCGTTGCCCCGCCGGGCTCGCTGGCCCTGCTGGTTCTGGCCCTGCTGCCGCTGGCGCTGCTGAGCCTGCTCGCCCTGGCGCTGCCGGGCTTGCCGGGCCTCGCCCTGCTGGTTCTGGCCCTGTCCCTGCTGTTGCGTCTGGGCCCCTTCAATTGAAACGTCGCCCGTTTCATCGTGGTTAATGCGAACGTCTTCAAGCGTCAGGTTGTCGGTCAGGTTGCGGACGGTCAGCTGATATTCGAAGGGCTGGCCGACCCGGACCTCGCCGGGGGCCTGAGCCCGAATCATCAAGAGGCTGCTCGACTGCTCACCCGTTGGGAAGTAAAGGTCAACATTGCTCGATGCTTGACCCTCCTGCGATCGCTCTTGCGCCTGCGAGTACGCGGTCGGGCCAAATGCGGTCGCCGCGAGCAGAGCGGCCAGGCAGGATGTCAAATGTCGGGTTTGGAATGTCATTCAGATGGTCTCCTTGGTGAAACTTCGATCGAGGATGCAGGATTGGCCTGATCCGGGTACGGTCGCCCCGGGCCGAGTCGAACCGGCTCGGGGCGCAGAATCCCCAGAACCGGTCGACCCAAAACGGCCGATCGGCTGGGGGAAGATCAAACGTGGGGCAAACCCCGGGACCGAAGCCCCGAGCGTTTGCCGCCGCCTCAAGGTCAGGAGCCGGTGCCCGGCGCCTCGGGCTCGGCCGAGACGGGAATGTCGGGCGTGTCCTGGTCGGCGTTGGTGTCGGGAGCGGTCGCCCCCGCCCCCGCGTCCCGATCAACATCGGGAATGGTCGTTTGCCCCGGTTCGGCCGGATTGATTCCCGGCCCGCCGCCCAGGGGAACAGGCTCTTCCGCTGCTTGGTCGCCACAACCGGCGAGGACACCACTCATACTCAGGCACAGGGCCAGGCTGAGGGTTGACAGGCCCCCGGCTCGAATGGGACGAGGCATGGTTTCAGGTACTCCTTTCCCAGAGGTAATCCCGGCCCGGTGGTGAGCGCCGCCTTCGGTTTCCAAAGGATGGCACGACTCACCGGATCACCGGGGTGATCGCTCATTCGTTGCTGCGAACACGATGCCGAACGGTCCCTTTTTCTCGATCAAAACCGACTTTTTCGCGAATCCAGCGGCTGAACCCCCCTCCACCTGTGCCGCGGCTTCCGTGGCTGGTCATCCTCCGACCAGTCTGGGCTCGAACGAGACACGACACCTTCCCCTCGTCCTGAACACACAAATTGATGTTGAACTTCTGTGAATCGTGAGCAAGGCGACATGGACTGGTCGGATTGACGCAAGCGCATAGGGATATGTGCCGATCGAGGCTAAAGGTTTGGCGCCGTCCGGGCTCTGGTCGGCTCCTGGAGAAGCGGCTACGATCGGCGTCGAGGCCCGAACCACCCCGGCGTCAATGGCGACCCGAGCCTGGGAGCGGGCCGGGGTGAATCAAAGGGATGTCATGGTCATGCACGATCAGATCGTCTGCCTCAGCATCGCCGGGAGCGACCCGAGCGGAGGGGCGGGCATCCAGGCCGATTTGAAGACCTTCGCCGCGCTGGGGGTTTACGGCGCCGCGGCCATCACGGCCCTCACCGCCCAGAACACCACCGGCGTGCAAGGGGTCGATCTCATCGACCCGGCCTTCGTAGCCCAGCAGGCCGAGTCGGTCTTTGACGATCTGCCGGTCGTGGCCGTCAAGACCGGGATGCTCGGCACGGTGGCCATCATCGACGCCGTCGCCGATGTGATCGAAATGGCCCGCGATCGGTTCCCCGAGCTTCGGGTGGTGGTCGATCCGGTCATGGTCGCGCGGGGGGGCGATCCCTTGCTCGACCCTCAGGCGGTCATGCGACTGCGCGATCGGCTCATTCCGCTGGCGAACCTGGTGACCCCCAACCGGCACGAGGCGAGCCTCCTGACCGGCTCCGGGCCGATCGAAACGGCCGACGACCTGCGGCGGGTCGCCAGGGCGCTGTTCGAACTGGTCGAGCACCGGCCGGTGCTGGTCAAGGGGGGCCAGGCGATCACCGGAGCCCTCGACCTTTTGATCGACGCCAATGGATCGGAGTTCCCCCTGACCATCGCCGGAGCGCCGATCCAGACCCGATCGACGCACGGATCGGGCTGCACCCTGGCGGCGGCCATCACCGCTCTCCTGGCCCGGGGTCACACCCTTCGAGACGCCTGCACGGCGGCCAAGCAATTTGTGTTCGGGGCGATCGAGCACGCGCCGGGGCTGGGCCGAGGATTCGGGCCGCTCAACCACCTCTGGCTGCGTCGGATCGAGGAGCAGGCCGCCGCTCGGGATTCGCGTCAGGGGCATTGAATGGCCTCGGGCCGAGGGATCGGCGGGAGCGTTGGGGTGTTCCGATCCTCGCGGGAAGGGAAGTCCCACTGGTCGGGCAGGGAATGCGGCGTTAAACTCGGCACGATGCCGCAATGCGATCGCGGAGCCAATCGGAATCCCAGTCCAGACAGAAGGAGTCAGACGTGCGCCGTTCTTTGACGGTCCTGTTGTCGATGGGCCTGCTACTGCTCGGCCCGGTCGCGGTCCGATCGGTCCTGGCCCAGGATGAGGAGCCGGCCGCGCCCTCGCCCGCGTCGGAGGCCCCGGAAACCCCGGAATCCCAGGACCCTGCCGCCGCCCCACCGGCCGAGGCCGACGCCGCCCCCGCGCCGACGAGTCCCGACGGATTGCCTCCCGAGGTCGCCGCGAAGCGCGACGCGGCCTTGAAGGCGGTCGCCGAGCTGATCGTCGCCGCCGAGCAGGCCGGCCTGGTCCAGACCAATCTCGACCCGCCGCCGATCCTCGACATCCTCGTCCTCGGCAAGGCGACCGACAAGACCGACCTCGAAGCCGCCCAGGGCCAAACCGAGACGCAGGTCGGCCTGGTCAACCCCGAGGCCTTCGCCGCCTACTTCACCGGCTACGCCGAGCCCCCCGAAGGCCTGACCGCCCAGGCGAATATCCGCATTCGCCAGCCGAGTGAAGGGCTGACCGATTTCTTCAAGCAGCGGGCCGACGCGCTCCGCCCGTACCTCGACGCCGCTCGCAGCGCCGCTTCGGCCCCGGCCGAGCCCACCGAGGAACCCGCTCCGGTCGAACCGGCCCCCGCCGAGCCGACCCCCGCTCCGGCCGAGGAACCGAAGCCCGAAGAGCCCAAGCCCGAGGAACCGAAGCCCGAAGAGCCCAAGCCCGAGGAACCGGCCCCGGCCGAAGCGCCCAAGCCTGAAGAACCGGCTCCGGCCGACGAGCCGAAGCCCGACGAGCCGAAGCCTGAAGAACCAGCTCCGGCCGAAGAACCGAAGGCCGAGCAACCCAAGCCTGAGGAACCCAAGCCTGAGGAACCGGCTCCGGCCGACGAGCCGGCTCCGGCCGACGAGCCGAAGGTCGAGGAACCGGCCCCGGCCGAGGAGCCGAAGGCTGACGAGCCGAACTGATCGCATCGCCTCACCCTCGAAACCCGCCTGGCTGGGGTCGCGGCCCGCGAGTTCAGCCGGCGAGGTTTCGAGTTCATCTCCCAAGGGCCCTCCCAAGCCAGGAGGTGCAGTAGACTTCGGACGTCGATCGCCGCGTGCTGGGAGCGAGCGAACCGAGGCGACGCAGGGCTCGATGGCGAGTTCGGTCGCAGGCTGCTTGACTCCTTTGCCCGCGGATCTTTGGAGTTCGAGCCGAGGGCACCATGGCGTATGGTTCTTGACGGGCCAAGTTGGCTGCGCCGGGGCATCGCGGGTGGTGTTTGCATTGATTGCACGCATCCGGTCGCCTAAGATTTCTGAAGAGACGTCCGGATTGGACCCTCCCTTCTCCTTATCTCTCTGAGAGTCCTTCTCATGCGAACGCTCGTGCGCCCGTCTCGATTGCGTCGCGGCTTTACCCTGATTGAGCTGCTGGTGGTCATTGCGATCATCGGCGTGCTGGTGGCCTTGATCATGCCGGCGGTGCAGTCGGCGCGAGAGGCGGCCAACCGGACCCAGTGCAAAAACAACCTGAAGCAGATCGGCCTGGCGGCCCAGGGCTATCACGACGCGTTCGGCAGCTTCCCCTCCGGCTGGTTCTGCGACGAGGCGAACGACCCGAACTGCGTGCCGAGAGGCGCCAGTCCGTACATGTGGAACGGGCTGGTCGGCTTGTTCTCGTTCCTCGAAGCCGGGAACCTGTACGACGACATCAACTTCGACGTCTCGCCCTATGCCTTCGACAACCGGACGGCGATCCGCAACTCGCTGTCGGTCTTCGTCTGCCCGTCGCACCGGCAGGCCTTGCCGATCGACGTGACCCAGATCGACCCCGATGGCCAGACCGCCACCTTGCAGATCGGCCCGTCCGACTATCGCGGCAACATGGCCGCCGGCATGACCGACTGCAACGACGTTTCCAACCCGGATTGCTTTCACTACGAGAACGGCCTGACCTTCCGCAACTCTCGGATCAACATCTCCGGGATCAGCGACGGCACCTCGTCGACCATGCTCATCGGCGAGAGCCTCATCGGCACCTGGCCCGACGCCACCAACTGCTGCGTTCGGACCACTGCCGACCGCCGCTTCAACAAGCCGAACAGCGTCTCCGGCCGTCGCATCCCGTACTGGGAAAGCCAGCATCCCGGCGTCGTCAACTTCTGCAAGGCCGACGGCAGCGTCAGCTCGCTCCGCGAAACGGTTCGGCCCGACGTGCTCATCGCCCTGATGACCCGAGCCGGCGGCGAAACCCTCTCGGCCGAGGATTACGAATAATCGCGAGGCCGTCGGGCAACCTCGACGGCGTCTTGAACCCGGCGCGACGAAGGTCTGGACGGGGGCCGGCTCGACGGCGACGATAAGCCGATTGCCCCCTTGCCTTGGGGGGCGTCGTCTTCGTGTCTTCCGGGAGCCCTTGCCATGAGATTGCTCAGTGCCGCCGCGCTGTTGCTGGTCCTGCTCGCCTCGTCCCCCTTCGTGGGGGTGGCCCAAAGTCAGCCCCAGAACCCGGCCTACGTCCAGATCGAGGACGAGCCGGGATTGCCTCGGGTCTTGCTGCTCGGCGACTCGATCTCGATCGGCTACACGCTCGACGTCCGCGAGGCGCTTGACGGGGTGGCGAATGTCCACCGACCCGGCGAGAACTGCGGCCCGACGATCCGAGGGCTTGAGCGGCTCGATGCCTGGCTCGGTGAGAAGCCCTGGGACGTGATCCACGTCAACTTCGGCCTGCATGATTTGAAGTTCATTGACGACGACGGCAAGAACTCCACTCCGGATCGAGGCCATCATCAGGTGGCGATCGACGACTACCGCAAGAATCTCGACACGATCTTCTCCCGCCTGAAGGAGACCGGCGCGACGGTCATCTTCGCCACGACCACCCCCGTTCCTCCTGGCGAGCCGATGCGACGGGTCGGCGACGACCAGACGTACAACGCGGTCGCCCGCGAGGTCGCCGAGCAGCATGGCATCGCCGTCAACGACCTGCACGCCTTCATCGCCCCGAAGTTCGAGAGCGTCGCCATCCGGCCCGGCAATGTCCACTTCACCGACGAAGGCTCCGACCTGCTCGGCAACCGCGTGGCCGACGTGATCGAGGAGGCGCTCAAGGCGCGCCGCTGAGCCGGATTCGACGCCCGATCGGTCGGCAATCAATCGGCCAGAGCCCGGCCGATCGTCGCTCATCCCAGACACGGCGAGGCGGTTGCGGATCGCCTCGCCACCGTCTCCGCATCGAACGCACGTCTCGCGGGAGTGACCCTCATGACGACGCAACGAACCCTGACGATCGTCTCGATGGTGGGTCTGGCTGCCCTGGTGGCGGGACAGGCCGCCTCGTGGCATCTCCGCCCCTTCGAACGCCGAGCCGAGGCCCGAACCGTGACCGCTCAGGACCTGCCGACCGCCGAAACCCTGCCGAACGACGACGGCGAGGCCCGTATCCTCGACGCCATCGCCCAGGCCCGCGAAGGCCAGCGCTTCGCCAACGTCTCGGACGCCGACGGCCGATTGCTCCGGCAACTGACCGAGGCCATCAACGCCCAGCATGTCGTCGAGCTGGGCACCTCGACCGGCGAGTCGGGCCTCTGGTTTTCCCTCGCCCTGCGCAAGACCGGAGGCCGCCTGCACACCTTCGACATCGACCCCGACCGCCTGGCCGTGGCCCGCGAAAACTTCCGCAAGGCAGGCGTGGCGGATCTGATCACCATTCACGAGGGAGATGCCCACGTCGAGGCCCCGAAGCTGACCGAACCGATCGACCTGCTGTTCCTCGACGCCGAGAAGGAAGGCTATGACGCCTACCTCCGCGAGTTGCTCCCTCGGGTTCGTCCTGGCGGCCTGATCCTCGCCCACAACATGCGACGCCCGACCCCCAACCCCCGCTACCTGGAGGCGATCACCTCCGATCCGACCCTCGACACCTCCTTCCTCCTCATGGACGGCGCCGGCATGGGCCTGACCCTGAAGAAGCGGTAACCCCCCCTCGCTCGACGACTCCCGCCGCCCGGCCGACCCGTGTCACCGCCCCATGATCTCACCCTAAAACACCCGATTT
Above is a genomic segment from Tautonia marina containing:
- a CDS encoding CARDB domain-containing protein gives rise to the protein MTFQTRHLTSCLAALLAATAFGPTAYSQAQERSQEGQASSNVDLYFPTGEQSSSLLMIRAQAPGEVRVGQPFEYQLTVRNLTDNLTLEDVRINHDETGDVSIEGAQTQQQGQGQNQQGEARQARQRQGEQAQQRQRQQGQNQQGQRARRGNDGAVRIGELKPGETQTVRVRAIAESEGTAGVCFRVSYTPTVCLVTRFVKPDLEVTKAVPEVADICQPLRFRYTVSNPGSADVSDVVVTDELPEGLTLASGERTIRHDVGDLRAGETKEFTADIRATQLGQFSSRAVAKTSDDLEAQSKRPSTRIVAADLTASIEGPEVQYTDQPSTYRVTVRNQGDGPAIDTTLEVEIDDRTRLVRTSRTSLNSVAPEQDDDTLRWDIGRLEPGEETAVSFSVNLSQVPQGYGDRGADEQSGDAEALMLRHVAVASSLCAADDQPEEIRQRAAAQTVAEAEILTLPALLLALVDRNDQVPQGENVEYVVTVVNQGTGHDDDVEIVVTLPEGLEYVDAEGPTDANADGRKVSFGAVDTIAPGEELRWILTAKANTSGQVSTRADLDSSFLSTTAISVEPTTILGSGTSPRESAPGNTQPGNSSNTTKNNDNN
- the thiD gene encoding bifunctional hydroxymethylpyrimidine kinase/phosphomethylpyrimidine kinase, with product MAPSGLWSAPGEAATIGVEARTTPASMATRAWERAGVNQRDVMVMHDQIVCLSIAGSDPSGGAGIQADLKTFAALGVYGAAAITALTAQNTTGVQGVDLIDPAFVAQQAESVFDDLPVVAVKTGMLGTVAIIDAVADVIEMARDRFPELRVVVDPVMVARGGDPLLDPQAVMRLRDRLIPLANLVTPNRHEASLLTGSGPIETADDLRRVARALFELVEHRPVLVKGGQAITGALDLLIDANGSEFPLTIAGAPIQTRSTHGSGCTLAAAITALLARGHTLRDACTAAKQFVFGAIEHAPGLGRGFGPLNHLWLRRIEEQAAARDSRQGH
- a CDS encoding DUF1559 domain-containing protein, with product MRTLVRPSRLRRGFTLIELLVVIAIIGVLVALIMPAVQSAREAANRTQCKNNLKQIGLAAQGYHDAFGSFPSGWFCDEANDPNCVPRGASPYMWNGLVGLFSFLEAGNLYDDINFDVSPYAFDNRTAIRNSLSVFVCPSHRQALPIDVTQIDPDGQTATLQIGPSDYRGNMAAGMTDCNDVSNPDCFHYENGLTFRNSRINISGISDGTSSTMLIGESLIGTWPDATNCCVRTTADRRFNKPNSVSGRRIPYWESQHPGVVNFCKADGSVSSLRETVRPDVLIALMTRAGGETLSAEDYE
- a CDS encoding SGNH/GDSL hydrolase family protein, translating into MRLLSAAALLLVLLASSPFVGVAQSQPQNPAYVQIEDEPGLPRVLLLGDSISIGYTLDVREALDGVANVHRPGENCGPTIRGLERLDAWLGEKPWDVIHVNFGLHDLKFIDDDGKNSTPDRGHHQVAIDDYRKNLDTIFSRLKETGATVIFATTTPVPPGEPMRRVGDDQTYNAVAREVAEQHGIAVNDLHAFIAPKFESVAIRPGNVHFTDEGSDLLGNRVADVIEEALKARR
- a CDS encoding O-methyltransferase; translation: MTTQRTLTIVSMVGLAALVAGQAASWHLRPFERRAEARTVTAQDLPTAETLPNDDGEARILDAIAQAREGQRFANVSDADGRLLRQLTEAINAQHVVELGTSTGESGLWFSLALRKTGGRLHTFDIDPDRLAVARENFRKAGVADLITIHEGDAHVEAPKLTEPIDLLFLDAEKEGYDAYLRELLPRVRPGGLILAHNMRRPTPNPRYLEAITSDPTLDTSFLLMDGAGMGLTLKKR